The following coding sequences lie in one Hippopotamus amphibius kiboko isolate mHipAmp2 chromosome 7, mHipAmp2.hap2, whole genome shotgun sequence genomic window:
- the LOC130857049 gene encoding LOW QUALITY PROTEIN: V-type proton ATPase subunit D-like (The sequence of the model RefSeq protein was modified relative to this genomic sequence to represent the inferred CDS: inserted 1 base in 1 codon) — MSGKDRIEIFPSHMAQTIMKAXVKGAQTGQNLLKKKSNALTLRFRQILKKIIETKMLMGEVMREAAFSLAEAKFTAGDFSTTVIQNVSKAQVKIRAKKDNVAGVTLPVFEHYHEGTDSYELTGLARGGEELAKLKRNYAKAVELLVEQASLQTSFVTLDEAIKITNRRVNATEHVIIPRIERILAYIITELDEREREEFYRLKKIQEKKKILKEKSEKDLEQQRAAGEVMEPANLLAEEKDEDLLFE, encoded by the exons ATGTCGGGCAAAGACCGAATTGAAATCTTTCCCTCGCATATGGCACAGACCATCATGAAGG CTGTAAAAGGAGCACAGACAGGTCAAAACCTCCTGAAGAAAAAATCTAATGCCTTAACTCTTCGATTTCGACAGATCCTTAAGAAGATAATAGAGACTAAAATGTTGATGGGTGAAGTGATGAGAGAAGCTGCCTTTTCACTTGCTGAGGCCAAGTTCACAGCAGGGGATTTCAGCACCACAGTTATCCAAAATGTGAGTAAAGCCCAAGTGAAGATTAGAGCAAAGAAAGATAATGTAGCAGGTGTTACTTTGCCAGTATTTGAACATTACCATGAAGGAACTGACAGTTATGAACTGACTGGTTTAGCCAGAGGTGGGGAAGAGTTGGCTAAACTGAAGAGGAATTATGCCAAGGCAGTGGAACTACTGGTGGAACAAGCTTCACTGCAGACATCCTTTGTTACTTTGGATGAAGCTATTAAGATAACCAACAGGCGTGTAAATGCCACTGAACATGTCATCATTCCCCGGATTGAACGTATTCTTGCTTATATCATCACAGAGCTGGATGAGAGAGAGCGAGAAGAGTTCTATAGgttaaagaaaatacaggagaagaaaaagattctCAAGGAAAAGTCTGAGAAGGACTTGGAGCAACAGAGGGCAGCTGGAGAGGTGATGGAGCCTGCTAATCTTCTGGCTGAAGAGAAGGATGAGGATCTTCTGTTTGAATAG